Proteins from one Candidatus Binatia bacterium genomic window:
- a CDS encoding SRPBCC family protein: MKIYGVSRSTTAAPDKVWSIWSDPNNWSRWNSGIKSALVEGPIADGTPGKMTTDRGSRHDVTFSNVVAGRGFSMTMVGAPLTIFTFTCEIAPHGTGSAISQNVAITGPLAFLFGPMMGNEMARHFVPVLDDLARTAEA, encoded by the coding sequence ATGAAGATCTACGGCGTTTCGCGCTCCACCACTGCCGCCCCGGACAAAGTGTGGAGCATCTGGAGCGACCCGAACAATTGGAGCCGCTGGAACTCGGGCATCAAATCCGCCCTCGTCGAGGGGCCGATCGCCGACGGCACGCCGGGCAAGATGACGACCGATCGCGGCAGCAGGCACGATGTGACGTTCTCCAACGTCGTCGCGGGGCGCGGTTTCAGCATGACGATGGTGGGGGCGCCGCTGACGATCTTCACGTTTACTTGCGAGATCGCACCGCACGGAACCGGCAGCGCTATTTCGCAGAACGTCGCCATCACTGGGCCGCTGGCGTTCCTGTTCGGGCCGATGATGGGCAACGAGATGGCGAGGCACTTCGTGCCGGTGCTCGACGATCTGGCGCGAACTGCGGAGGCATGA
- a CDS encoding alkaline phosphatase family protein, whose translation MQRKRFITLAAVVALAACGQNSTVGPPLRSAGARPLGAMLPLSGTSSKIQHVVIIFQENRSINDLFNGFPGAGTVRAGKNSLGQTVTLQPRLLTAPYDISHKHSAFVTEYDGGKLDGFNLVYSACLKKKACPPADIRAYAYVPEKEVEPYFIMARRYAFARNMFQTNQGPSFPAHQYILSGTSTISNSSSVRAAENPLTTKNKLTGGCDSPQGSLVWLIDAKGRENRQIYPCFDRNSLIALIEAKSLTWRYYQAHLGPGLWEGPDAILPVYSSSEFSSDVVAPPRQVLTDIKNGNLANVAWVTPTAAASDHAGITDGTGPSWVASIVNAIGKSEYWNDTAIFVTWDDWGGWYDPVPPQPYNSYELSFRVPLLVISAYAKPHYISTKQHEYGSILKFAEEAFGLGSLGTTDVRADDLSDCFDFSKPPRKFVPIPAPRGADYFLRQPASAQDPDDDF comes from the coding sequence ATGCAGCGCAAACGTTTTATAACTCTTGCCGCGGTCGTGGCGCTCGCCGCGTGCGGGCAAAACTCGACGGTCGGCCCTCCGCTCCGATCCGCCGGAGCTCGGCCGCTCGGCGCGATGCTACCGCTCTCGGGAACATCGTCGAAGATTCAACACGTCGTCATCATTTTTCAAGAGAACCGCTCGATCAACGACCTCTTCAACGGCTTTCCCGGAGCCGGGACCGTGCGCGCGGGGAAGAATTCACTAGGTCAAACGGTGACGCTGCAGCCTCGCCTGCTGACGGCACCGTACGACATCAGCCACAAGCACAGCGCCTTCGTCACCGAATATGACGGCGGCAAGCTCGACGGATTCAACCTCGTCTATTCGGCCTGTCTCAAGAAGAAAGCGTGTCCGCCCGCGGACATCCGTGCGTACGCGTACGTGCCCGAAAAAGAAGTCGAGCCCTACTTCATCATGGCCCGGCGATACGCGTTCGCGCGCAACATGTTCCAGACCAATCAGGGCCCGAGCTTCCCGGCACATCAATACATCTTGAGCGGCACCTCAACGATCTCGAATTCATCGTCGGTGCGTGCGGCAGAGAACCCGCTCACGACGAAAAACAAGCTCACCGGCGGCTGCGATTCGCCGCAGGGATCGCTCGTGTGGCTCATCGACGCCAAGGGCCGGGAGAATCGGCAGATCTATCCCTGCTTCGATCGCAACTCGCTCATCGCGCTGATCGAGGCGAAGTCACTCACCTGGCGTTACTATCAGGCGCATCTCGGTCCCGGCCTCTGGGAGGGTCCCGACGCCATCTTGCCGGTCTATAGCAGCTCCGAGTTTTCGAGCGACGTCGTCGCTCCGCCGAGGCAAGTGCTTACCGACATCAAGAACGGAAACCTCGCCAACGTCGCCTGGGTGACGCCGACCGCGGCGGCGTCCGATCACGCGGGAATCACCGACGGGACCGGCCCCTCGTGGGTGGCGTCGATCGTCAACGCGATCGGCAAGAGCGAATACTGGAACGACACGGCGATCTTCGTGACGTGGGACGACTGGGGAGGCTGGTACGATCCCGTCCCGCCGCAACCGTACAACTCTTACGAGCTCTCGTTTCGCGTGCCGCTGCTGGTCATCTCGGCCTATGCGAAGCCGCATTATATCTCCACGAAACAGCACGAGTACGGCAGCATCCTGAAGTTCGCGGAAGAGGCGTTCGGGCTCGGATCGCTCGGCACGACCGACGTGCGCGCCGACGACCTCTCCGACTGCTTCGACTTTTCGAAGCCCCCGCGAAAGTTCGTGCCGATCCCTGCCCCGCGCGGTGCGGACTACTTCTTACGGCAGCCCGCCTCCGCGCAGGACCCGGACGACGACTTTTAG